GCCCATTCTTATTCATATTTTCACATTATTTTGAATGTCCATTGAATTTCACAATTTCTATCCATCTAGTATATTACATTGGGGTTATGTACGGTTCAAAGTATTTTTCGTTTGTTTATACACGTTTTTTCCAACACATCAGTTATTATAATGGATGGGttgcccacacctaagatggcaTTTTTTTACTCTACCTACGGGACTCAGAACAAGGTCTGGTGTGTATTTATAAGGTGGTGGTTCAGCACgcacccgttccccattgacaacgtcaacttatgacgaaacgcgtctggaggaggatacgtgctgacatcaccacgctgTTTCACTAGGAGGACAGGATTTGATTTGCAGCCGGTCGGCTCTGTTTGTGCTAGCGtgattttactttcattttcaatgtaagtgcattactgttttttATTAAACATGTTGAAGCAATATTATGCTATGGTTGGTCTTTTCCCTTATACCCCGCTGAGATACTGAGGTCCATCGGAGTTCCACGGCATTGGGGCGTTTGGAGTATGTAGGCTACCAATCCATATCCATACCTGTCCAGACGATCATTCCacacaagcaaaggccttggctgggctatagccgtcTGCTTGGTTttacttgccatctggtaagcaagttttttataaGGTGGTGGCACTTATTTGTGGATCAGGCTCAATTGGGTGTTTGTTTGGATCCGTTTGAACTGTCACTCATCCATTTTCCTGACACCTACAAGCCATTGTTGGATTGAACCTTCACACAGCGCAGATTCTCTTTTGCAATCTTTAagactgaccacagattttctattggattgaggtctgggctttgaccaggccattccaacacatttacatgtttccccttaaaccactcaagtgttgctttagcagtgtgtttgtggtcattgtcctgctggaaggtgaacctccatcctagcctcaaatcaaacacagagtagtacaggttttgcttaagaatatccctgttcagtggggacggaaagtattcagacccccttaaatttttcactctttgttatattgcagccatttgctaaaatcatttaagttgatttttttcctcattaatgtacacacagcaccccatattgacagaaaaacacagaattgttgacagtttgatgtgtaatttatgctcctagaacacgtgatggtgctccctgcaggtTGGGACTCTCtatgtcaggggtctcaaactggtggccctccagctgttgcgaaactacaagtcccatgaggcattgcaaggcacaaacatgactcctacaggcagaggcatgatgggacttgtagttccgcaacagctggagggccaccactttgagacccctgctctatgtggccaggctgtgaaaaagtcccacacatgtggtatcgtaatactcaggaggagtagcagaatgtattttggggcgttatttgtggtatatacatgccatgtgagagaaataacctattacaatgacaattttgtgggggggaaaaaaatcttcattttgcaaagaattgtgggaaaaaattacaacattaaaaaactcaccatgcatcttactaaatacatggaatgtctactttcaaaaaggggtcatttaggggggtatttgtaccttcctggcttgttcgggttgcaggaaattagataggctgtcagtacatcaagtgtgatcaattttttatgatttgcagcgcagcttgtagactctctaactttcacacagaccaaataatatccactaattttggttatttttaccaaagatatgtagcagtataaattgtggccaaaatttatgaagaaaaattaataatttgcaaaatgttatcacagaaactaggaaaaatgtgggtttttttcaaaattttcggtcgtttttgatttataacgcaaaaaacaaaaaatccagaggtgatcaaataccaccaaaagaaagctcaatttgtatttaaaaaaggacaaaaaattcatttgggtgcagtattacatgactgagtaattgtcattcaaaatgtgagagcactgaaagctgaaaattggtctgggcaggaggggggtttaagtgcccagtaggcaagtggttaaaggaataaaagtcatttaaaacggcttgcggctttaatgtaatgttgggtcctggcaatatggatgaaaatcagtgagacaaacggcatgggtaccccccacccccgagtccattaccaggccctttaaaaaaaggtaattaaaataaggaaaggtgtggggcccccaggccctatatactctgaacagcagtatacaggtggtgcaaacaagacagagactgtaggtttgttgttaagtagaatctgtaattttgaacgggtacatttttaaagtgtagctccagccaaagaatctatttttaagttttttggaaaacatagggaagggttatcacccctgtgacatttgttttgctgtctgtgctcctcttcagaagatttcacctcactttctttcccaatgacaaacgttttttgaaaatttggggtttttagtggatcaaggattggtgataaagcatcagtgaagaggagacacatttttcccatattaactcttacaggagagaatttcccttcctaggggtagatttcatctcacttcctgttatctctttccgtttgcaagtaagagtcgtttgaaagtaggggcctgccctatatactctgcaaaaattggtgccttaggtgttggtgccacaacactgtaagccctcacagttactcttggtgggcactggaacgggccctgctgtgaaatattagatcaagaattgtaattacatgtccctgttgaacagggtcagaaaaattgggcctttggtggtggtggtgccacaacactgtaagtcctcacagttactcttggtgggcgcataaacgggccctgctgtgaaatattagatcaagaattctaattacatgtccctgttgaacaggggctgaaaaattgggccttaggcactggtgccacaacactgcaacccctcacagacactctatttggagcacagaaacgagccctgctgcaaagtattgcatcaaaaattgtaattacacgcctctgttgaacaggggctgaaaaattgggcattaggcactggtgctggtgccacaacactgcaacccctcacagatactctagttggaacacaggaacaagccctgctgcaaagtattgcatcaaaaattgtaattacatgcccctgttaaacaggggctggaaaattgggccttagccactggtggcggcgcccagaaccaaaaatattcagcatgatcattgaggaggaagaggatagtcactcagcatcagcataggcagtcttgaagggatctgacgaGGGCTGGTACTAGGAGTGGgcgggaggggcagctgccctgggcggaGTGATTTCCTGTGGGAAGAGGGCGCAGTTTGCCTTCCAGCATAGAACACAACCCTTCCAGCATAGAATATGCTGCCGAATGTAACACAGGCAGAGAGCGGCTTTGTCCCTGCATGTAGGCTACATCGTAGCACTACATCCACCCCCTGCCTGCACAGTAACTGTACTATGGTCTGAGTGACAGGAGAGTGGAGCAGGTGGGCACATTAGGTTGGGAAGGCATCAGTTGTCCATGCTTTCTTGATTAACTTTTCTGCTCCTCTCCTTGCCTGGACAGtggcttctctcctccctctccagtCATGTCTATCTCTCCTGCCTTATCTCTCACAGTGTCTGATGTCTGTGGGACAACATCACCACCTCTGCCCTCTCCCCAGCCTCCTGATCTTATCTCTCCCTGCTCAGACATCTCAGAGTCCATTACTCCTCTGTGTAGTGACCCTTCCTCCTGTGCCCTTTCCCTCAGGCCCCCCCTCTCTCGGCCAAACTGAgtggtgtcctctcctctgtctctcagctAACAGGTAACATTTTCAGGCTTCATATCTCTCTTCATTGCTGTGGAAGACAACTGTTCTTTCACGTTCTATTTTTAGTACATGCACATTCACCAGGGGTGCAAACAATGCGTCTCCCATGCAGGGCTGTATCCCCGTGCCAGCAACCCATTCATTTCTACTGGGACATGAGgatgcatggacacagccgctgtaTCCTAATATGACATACAGGCGTGGGTTCCAATAGAAGTAAATAGGAAGCTGGCACTGGGATGCACACACTGTACTGATAAAAGagagccctgcacaggacacacatgtctgcattgcatgtgaatggaccctaaagaaCTCCTGTACATGGACAATGGTGAGCTCCTGGCTCCCCAGGCATAAGAAAACAACAGGGATTTTACACAGGAgctaataaagctggccatagatggatggatcTGCTCAGTTTATTTTATCGGACATGGactgataaattaaaaaaaaaaaaaaaaaactgatccataCACTATATAAGCTGATTGTACAATATCTTTTGGATCTGccaccaactatgtagtacaaaggcctgcctgattggatactacttaaattaattgtttaggtttgtccatatattacattagttttggtaaatctaaaggagattgtacaatctctgcacaattagattgtatagtgtatgctcaCCAACAGCATAGTGTTCTTGTGCATGAGTActaacaatgacaaatgttttccctGTTATCTTTATAACACCTATATATCATTAACACCCTGAAACATTgtataaagctgggtacacacacggGTTGCGTCAATACCTGTTTTGTACTGGCaattacgagtaccgatacttgtgctcaagtactcactgataccagtTATTGAATCCTTTGTGGTAAGATTTGAGccgatacaaaatgaatgggctcatatcacactgcaaagaatcttgtgaaatgtggtgcgattcctgcgCATTTTGGCATCCTCGCCCTGGGCACTGAAATACCTTGTCCCGCCACTGCCAGGCTGCATGGGCTATCGTAAGAAAAGGGGTCGGATTATGACGTAGGTATGCtgaaatttgcagaaatgcaaagTGGTCCAAGGAGGAGGCATTGTAAGTCTCTTTAATagggtgcagggtacacagtacactaactgtaaatacttcaagagcctgcctgtgctattaataggatcagaagaagaacacaagcacttgtcttcaggtagctatactgtaggtgcaactgtgcagggtacacagtacactaactgtaaatactgtaaaaacacctgcctgtcagtatattaggaagagaataacatgaattgatctagctaaactgaatacagtgtatatttatatatacacaacacctgggatgcatatatatatacacagtacactgtaagtgcagctaactgactcgacctgcctactctatctaacttaaatcaaatgacactgtctctctgtctatctatctctctctagtctccaccgcaacacactacacagggccgccacgcaggcagccttatatagtgtggatcgtgtactaaaccccctgagctataattggacAAAGACACCCTGGCTTTGgcaaattacggctctctgtacacacggcgctgtgattggccaagcatgcgggtcatagtgcatgcttggccaatcatcagccagcaatgcactgcgatgccacagtgaattatgggccgttacgcgccactcTAATTTGGTGCGAAcgtcccatatcgttcgcaattcgacgaacggtcaaacaggcgatgttcgagtcgaacatgggttcgactcgaacttgaagctcattccTATTCAGCACCAAGGTTTTTGTGTAAATTCCCCTATCCCCAGCAGCCAAGGATTAAACTTACACCGATCTCCAGAGATTTCAGTTCCCATCATCTGATCTTCAACATAGAACTGGAAGATGAACACTCTTGAGCTGTTTGAGTTCCCAGATTTCAAGGGAGCCTTTGCGTCTATAAAGCAAGACATTGCTGACCTGACATCTGTTGGATTCCTGAAGAAAGCCCAATCTCTCAAAATCTGTGGAGACCCATGGTTTATCTTCAGTGAAGCCGGTTATAGAGGAAAGTTCAGATGCTTCAAGGAAGGCAACTACAACTCAATCCCAGAATTTCAGAAGAACATCAGCTCCGTGAGACTTGTGAAGGGCGGTCTGTATAACCCCAAGATTACTCTGTATGAGCACATCAACTATAGGGGAAAATCTTTCACCCTGGATAGACCTACAGATTCCCTTAAACCCTATGGATTTGACAACATGGTTTCATCACATAAATGGGTAAGCGGGGCCTGGATCCTGTATACTAGGGAGTATTATACAGGTGATCAGATGGTTGCTCTGGCAGGAGATGAAAATCCAGATTACCGTACACTTGGCTGGAATGATAAAGTGAGCTCTCTAAAGCCTGTGCTGCCTTATGAAGTTAGTATAAAATGTGAGATGTGTTGAACTGCCCTTCTCCAGAGCCCTACCATGACATCCCAAGCCAGTGCTGTTCTCTGAATCGCCCTCTATTCTGCTGATTTCTGCTTATATACAAGGCCTGCCTGTTACAGAGAGCCCAGATTCCCATATCACCAATTTTGATCTGATAAAGACCTCCAGAGAACACATATTCTGATCTAAGAACACTATCCATAATACCAATTCTGATCCAATGAAGACCTGCAAAAAACACCAACTCTGATCTGATAAAGACCACCACCCACAACACCAATTCTGATCTGATGAAGACCACCACCCATAACACCTATTCTGATCCAATGAAGACCACCACCCTTAACACCAATTCTGATCCGATGAAGACCACCTCCCGTAACACCCATTTTGACCTGATGAAGACCTCCAGAGAACACCAACTCCAATCTTATAAAGACTACCACCCATAACACCAATTCTGATCCAAAGAAGAGCACCACCCGTAAAACCAATTCTGATCTGTTGAAGGCCACCACCCATAACACCAATTCTGATCTGATAAAGACCACCACCTGTAACACCAATTCTGATCTCATGAAGAATGCCAGAAAACACCAACTCTGATTTGATAAAGACCACCATACATAACACAAATTCTGGTCTAATGAGGATGTCCAGGGACTGTAATATTGTCCTCTACAAGTTGGGAGAACCCAAATTAATTGCATCCAAGTTCCAAGACATAggttttaaaggtgaactccaggtaTGTGTTTTATTACATAGTAACATCGGTCCAGCTTGGACAAGTATGCATGTGTCATACATATGGGATCCCTGTGAAAGTGGGGAATCACTGTAGCAGTTACTAGTACAGTGATCGCTGCTGTCTTCTAGGTCCTGTGCCAAGCGACTGCCCTGCTGCATAGCACACAGTCACTTGCTCGGCACAgtcaccattcacagaacaccaaACTTTTCTCAATGAATATAAGGTGGTCTCCAAGGAGGAgatggggtggtgacatcaccatccccaccttgtccaatcagagaacactttgcaatcATTGAGAAACACCAGGTAGGTCCACAGCTATGGcatttgcatacttacattgggctGAGCTCCATACCTGGAGTTCGTTATTTTTAGGTTTTGGGACGGTTTCAATTTTGTAAGTCAATTTggcaagaaatgtcttacctcttcTAATGTCTATAAATGAAGAGAATTTTCTGTTTCTTTATAAATCCTGAGGAAAATACCTGATTGGAACAATTATCAGTTGAACTGTCTAAAGTTAGCCTTTCTTCATACCTTTTGACTCTGCAAACTACCAAACGGATCAAATGAGAACCACATCCTGGATAAAATATGGACTGAGAGGAGATTCTTCTATTTCATGGTTAAATACTTATGGGGGGGGATCAATTTTCAAAACATTTGCTGCACAAATGTCAGAAGCATTGTTGCAAGTTGAACAAAATGTCCAATATTTTTTCTAACGGATAAATACCTGTATCGTCAGCCCCATATAGTGGCCACCATGCAGTATACAGTgcttttctgaaatacctcaatgaggAAAATATtcagcattttggccactagatggagctgatgatgatACAGACATTTATCTCTTGGAAAAAATACGGGACATTTTGTTCAACTTGACCAATGCTTCTGATATTCGTGCAACAAATGTTTTAGAAATAGACACCATAGCCAGgttggaaaaaaaagtttaattgaGTTCAAACCTCCTGCAATTTATTTTAAAGGTTTAGTTCTATATAAATGATCAATTGTACACATTCTGGAATTCCATTCGTCTGATCACAGGGAAGTGACATTGATTAGTTGGAGGTTCATCAATAATCTTCATATTGATCAGATCAGATGTCAGATCCTCTCCTGTAACATGATTATTGAGACAATTGAAATCTTTGTTCTGCTTTTCTCTCTCTAGAAATAAATGGCTTTGTATGGCAGtgatctgtgtgtgtctgtgtatgagaTATACTGGGCTGGGATATGAAGAGAAGAATCCCTGGAGGGGACACACACAGGAGGAcaaatgcacactcacatacacacattGATTTCTTATTGTGCATATTGTTTTACTTTGGTAAATTTTGCCAGTCTTTCCCTTTAAATAAAACCTTTGggttgatttcccttcacttcctgtcctgtaggatTAACaaaaaagtaagaggaaatctcacaaaagtaaggaaATCCTTTCACTGGAAGGGCTGTTCTTCATTGGAAGATTTGCTTTCTATTCCAATTCtaagatgcggtggctgcattcgtttttctctTTTAGCCTTTTTTCCTTTTAGGTCTGCCATGTATTTTGGGGGAACTTTAGATGGTTCTGTGTACTGTTTTTTCAGAGGACTGATAGTTGGGGTCCTCAGGAGACTTATAGTTGGGGTCCTCAGGGGACGGATAGTTGGAGTCCTCAGGGGACTCATAGTTGCACTCCTCAGGGGATTGATAGTTGGGGTCCTCAGGGGACTGATAGTTGGGATCCTCAGGGGACTGATAGTTGGAATCTTCAGGGGACTGATAGTTGAACTCCTCAGGGGACTCATAGTTGGACTCCTTAGGGGATTGATAGTTGGGGTCCTCAGGGGACTTATAGTTGGAATCCTCAGGGGACTGATAGTTGGACTCCTCAGGGGACTCATAGTTGGACTCCTTAGGGTATTGATAGTTGGGGTCCTCAGGGGACTGATAGTAGATGTCCTCAGGGGACTGATAGTTGGAATTCTCAGGGGACTAATAGTTGGAATCCTCAGGGGACTGATAGTTGGACTCCTCAGGGGACTCATAGTTGGActcctcatgggacttatagttgaGGTCCTCAGGGGACTGATAGTTGGAGTCCTCAGGGGACTGATAGTTGGAATCCTCAGGGGACTGATAGCTGGACTCCTCAAGGTACTCATAGTTGGACTCCTTAGAGGATTGATAGTTGGGGTCCTCAGGGGACTTATAGTTGGGGTCCTCAGGAGTCTGATAGTTGGAGCCCTCAGGGGACTGATAGTAGGAGTCCTCAGGGGAATGATAGCTGGAATTCTCAGGGGAATGATAGTTGGGCTCCTCAGGGGACTGATAGTTGGACTCCTCAGGGGACTCATAGTTGGACTCCTCAGGGAATTGATAGTTGGGGTCCTCAGGAGACTGATGGTTTGGGTCCTCAGGGGACTGATAGTTGGACTTCTCAGGGGACTCATAGTTGGGGTCCTTATGGGACCGATAGTTGGAATCCTCAGGGGACTGATAGTTGGAATCCTCAGGGGACTAATAGTTGGGGTCCTCAGGGGACTGACAGTTGGAATTCTCAGGGGACTGATAGTTGGAATCCTCAGGGGACTCATAGTTGGGGTCCTCAGGGGACTGACAGTTGGAATCCTCAGGGGACTGATAGTTGGAATCCTCAGGGGACTCATAGTTGGAGTCATCAGGGGACTGATAGTTAGAATCTTCAGGGGACTGTTAGTTGGGGTCCTCAGTGAATGTCCTGGGTAATTTAATATAATCATACATCTTCACTTTCCCAGTGTCAGAAGGGCATAGTGAAGCTTTGTAAGATATCATACCACGTGCTGAAAGACGGCTTAATTGCTGTGAtggcatccatggatgtcctcccgttcTCGCACTCCCCACGCACCCCCTGGTGCATGtgggcagcgcgctctgtgattgcCAAGTCcgtgagactcagctgatcacatttcggctaaagggccaatcacagcaggtcctttaccacgtgatcagctgtcagccaatgacagctaatcacggaAATAAACAGATTCcgggtatcatttttttttcttcacactgtatgggtgaaggaaaaaaaaagctgtggTTTCTGTTAGAGGGattagagggacattggtccccttagtgcccacatgtgcagctaatcagtgccatctatcagtgcccatcagtgccacatatcagtgaccaccagtgctgccaattagtgcctcatcatcagtgctgccaattagtgcctcatcatcactgatgcctatcagtgccgcctacc
This window of the Aquarana catesbeiana isolate 2022-GZ linkage group LG01, ASM4218655v1, whole genome shotgun sequence genome carries:
- the LOC141128849 gene encoding epidermal differentiation-specific protein-like, producing the protein MNTLELFEFPDFKGAFASIKQDIADLTSVGFLKKAQSLKICGDPWFIFSEAGYRGKFRCFKEGNYNSIPEFQKNISSVRLVKGGLYNPKITLYEHINYRGKSFTLDRPTDSLKPYGFDNMVSSHKWVSGAWILYTREYYTGDQMVALAGDENPDYRTLGWNDKVSSLKPVLPYEVSIKCEMC